CCCATAattatggcacacacacacctgggACGCGCTGTTAAAAACATTGAGGCGCCGCGTCCGCTCAAGACACAGTCGCGGGCTTCGTTGAAGAACAGCTATCTGGTGATGGAGGAGCTGATACAGCTGATTGACAATGTCACAGTGGGCTTGCAGTCGTGCAACACGACAACAGAGTCGAtaacgttgctgctgcacaatcTGCGTGTGCATGGGCCGCAGCTGGAGGCGGTGTCCAAGGATACGCTGGATCGGGCTTTCGTTGTGTTTCGCAATGCTTCGCAGGACGAACGTCTGAACATAATGACGCGCCTTAAGCTGCTCGAATTGATTGAATTACGTGCCAAAAGCTGGGAGGACAATGACACAATTGCCTACTACAAGTCCAAACAGCAAGTCTCCAATGTTGAGGTGAGTCTCGCTGAGGGCTCCTCTTTGATAAACTCGTTTATAATtccttcgtttcgtttcttagCTACCCCCGGAGCCTTATCAACATGATGTAAGCGTGCAGCAAGGCGGATTTCTCAGCACCTCCCCCACATTCGGTgtcagcggcggcggtggtggcatgAATGtcggtgctgccgctgctgctgccgctgtcttTAACGCGGCCtccgcagctgccgcagcccAGGCGGCCGCCATAGCAGCCGTCGGCTCACCCAATCAGCAGcacatgctgctgccgcccggTGAAGTCATACGCAACTCGGGCAAGTTCCCCAAACCCACCAAGATACCGGGCAAAACCTACTGCAAGGATGAGGTTGTCATCCGCAATGCTGACTCAGGCAAAGGTGAGTGTGTGCCGCCCATTTGCTCTGCTGCCCCCCTGCTCTATTTTCCCCCCCGAAATCTACTCAAATTGTATtcttgaaaatgtattttccaaACATCTCGcgtgtctgctgctgtgcccCACACACTCTCAGTCATGGGCATCAAAGGGCGACGCGTGCACATGATTGAGGAACTAAGCGAAACTATAATCTCGTTTCAAAGAGGTAACATCCAGATCACATCTAGCCTTAAGGACATGACACGACATcctgcatttgcatctgcACACCTCACACgcttgccacacaattttctcaaATAAATTCcgcttttcccatttttgtacataaaaGGTGACCCCAAAAGGGCTtttttgattcaattttttcgttttgcttgttCGCacgaaatattatttatgcaaaattattaATACCAACTCTTATTTAGTCAACCCGGGCGCCAAGGAACGTTTGGTGCAAATCACTGGACCGGCGGAAGAAAAAATCAAGTAAGTTTCACAAGGGAGCTGCCAACGAAGGgaactcaaattaaaatttaatttaaatacaatttcaaaagttccaGTGCTGCACAACGTCGCACTGCCAACTCTTTCGCTAAGGTTGGCAGTGCGGCTTTGGCTCTAACTGTAAATCTCCCACGCAATTGGCAGCCATTTTCCCTTTTAGTTCAcacattttattaaaaataaacaaatttcgtTTTGCTATAGCTACGCCAAGCAACTCATGGAGGACACAATTCGACGCAATGCCTCGCCGGTGCGCCTGGAGCCTGCACCAGCGGCTGGTGGCTCGTGCTCGTCCCTTAACTCTTCAAACTCTGACGACGCCGTCGTGGTGCAGCCGCGCACGCCCGGTGGCAGCAGCCTGGCGAATCGCTTGAGCTTCAATTCGGCGCAGAATTTTATGACTGCCCAGCAGGCTGCGGCGCAGCAGATCTCCCAGATCACACAGCATCAAcaggcgcaacagcagcagcagcaacatcatcaccatcagcagcaggttgCCGCCATACAAGtggccgccgcagcagcggcccaggcccaggcaacagctgctgccggTAAAGTTTTGCGACCCAGCCAACAGCTGCTAATGCATTCATATTCCACAAACGATGCTTCCGTAGGTGAATACAAGTTCACGGTCAACGTGGGCCAGCGTGTGATCAAGATAACCGGCGACTGCTGTGAGCTAGTGCGCGTGAGTGAAAGCGGGAAGGGGAGTCCAGTTGGAGTTCATGCAGATaatctttgctttttgttcatGCAGGTGGCCAAGCTCGTACTGGACGATTACTTCAGCAGCTCCGAGTTCTTGGCTTCTATGGAGGCTGGCGCCGCTTTTGATGGCAACTCTCTGGTGAGCCCCGTAACCACGCCATCCACACCGCTGCCCGGCGCTGGTCCGCCACAGTTTATGCTGCCCCTGGCCGATAGCGGCATTGGACTGAACTATGCCGCCTCCTCGGCCAACAACAATGGTGATGGGGACGATGAAGTGTTTGCCGACACAACGAACGGCGCTTCATCGAATGCTGCCAATCAGAACGGACTGGCACGCTCACGTCGCAGTCATTTCTCGCGCAAGGAGTCCACGCCGGAGAACAAGGTAGCACGCGAGAAGCTGGACGTAGAGGAGCGTCCAATGAAGACAAGTGCATGTGAGTTGAAGAGAGGTTTTCGCACCGCAACCCAGTGCTAATGGGTTTCCCTTTGCAGCACGCGTCTCTTATGATATTGAACACTTGATCTACTATTCGCAAAGTCCGCATGCCTGGGCCCTGCCCAACGATTGGCAAAAGATGTTGGAGACAACGCCATCGATTCTGCGCAACAAGGTAATTTCGGGCAGCGATGGGCAATTGAAATGCCTCAACGGTCGTCATGTGCCGAGCCCTGAATCCATCACCAATGCACCCAAATCACATGCATTAACAATGGCTAGCATAAATCCCATGAATCCCGAAGGCGATGCGCAggtcgcaatcgcaatcgcaagCGCTAGTGATGCAAACACCTTAACCGAAACTAACAAGCAATCTAGAGTAATGCCACAGGAGCGCGAGTTGCGTCGCAATCCAAAACCATCGGCAGAGTCCGATCGGAACTTGTATAATAGGCAATTGCAAATTATAACCAGCACAATGGGTGCCCAAGCAAAGTATCGCCAGCCCAATTCTCATTCACATCATACTCAGTCACAGTTGAAAGCTGTTTTTCAGCGTTATACCGAGGATGACGAGTGCTTGATGGCCTGGTTCGACGAACAAACGCAGCCAGAGCTCAACAATAATCGTACTTTTGCTTAGATATTCAGTCCGTTTCAATAcgtaaaatataaatacgtaTTCGTTTTTCCAATCTAAATATTTGGATGATCCCGAAAAGAGTCATTTTGGGAGAGTTACCAAACAGCTTATAGAATCTCTATCGAATCGAATAGAATAGCATCAAAAAAGACTCTCACGCATCTCAAGCATATTTATtcttaattattaatattaggatacgacgaaacgaaaccaaaaaccaaaacaaatcaagCGAAACTTTTTGCTAGTCTTAGACGTAATCAACACTTAACATAAAAAACCGTAcacctaaacacacacacatgcatacattgtgatgcaaattaaatttagaatGTAACTAAGGGAGGCAGAATCTGTGTTTTGGCTGTGAAACAGATTTAGTTTAGACtaccacacaaacacacacactcagacacatTAACCAACACAAACGCACATTTAAGCGCATTTTTTACATAACAAAACCAAACtgtaattaacaatttttcaaataaGACTTAtaacaaaaatactaaatataAACGCAAGCAAGCAAAGCAATGATCGTGGCGGAACCTATGTCTAAGCGTTTTTTCACCCAGCATACTCCAAaaagcatacatacacataaaagtacacatatatacatatatatttcaaataaaataaaagactTGCAAAGTCGTAAGTAAAGCTTGGTTGGGGTTTTAAAtcacaacacaaaacactcGACACAACCCACAAGACACACTGTAAATTGCATCTAAAACACGCCTGCCCCGCTTGTAATGGCTCTTAAACCTGACACATTAATCTGTTCCATATGTAAATGTTCATTAACTATGTCCGTCCAAGGTAAGCTTAAGCTGAAACgcttttttctttaatttctaATCGTTTTCTTTGGTTGTTTTGCAAACAGGATCTACAGGATGAGAGTCAACGCTTTGATGGTGACAAGTATTTGGTTAGCATCAAGACTGACGCCACACGCGAGATAGCGGCAGCCGACGATGCCGAGAATCTGGATGAATAAACCCAGTTCCGAGCGGAGCCCCCAAACCAACTGACAATATATAGATAATGTCCTCTGCGACAAAGCTAGACTATATCCTTCAATGCTGTTAGCTCTAGCGGCTCTAACAATCAaccaatcaaaacaaaacgaccaaaaaaaaccaagaaaaaaatatgagGAAGCAAACTTAGGCGAAGAATGCTAAACACAACCACTAACCCTTAGAATCTAGTAACGACAAGCAATCAAAACTTTCAACATACTTAGCTAGAAAATTTCAACGAAGCTCTTAGATAAGTTCCAACGAAGAAAAGTGAATGAGGACGTGGGAGAGGGCAGCTATAATGCCCCCCAATTATAATTCAACTAATTCACAAAATGCAGCTAAACTGAACACGTATGAGCACGGGTCTCGAAGCGAAATAAAaaggggaatggaatgcatttttaGTAACTCGATAGAGAATGACAACatacacaatttatttaattttgattctCATTTCTCTCCCCTCAAGGCTTTGTTTCCATCCATCCTTAAACCAAAATTctcaaaacaacaaagaaaaaatgtattaattcATCTACATACAATgtgtttaattattatttgtattttttataaacGTTTTCTCTAGTCTATCGTGGAGATTTGTTTTGGAAacatttattctttattttattgcaattttcgACTTCATTGTAACTTCAGAGAGAGAAGAtagaaagaaaagccaaaattattttgaatttctgCTTTATGCtttagttaatttattttatttattttgtacaaatacaaaaacatattcttcaagaaaataaaattaaatcatgaTCAAAAATGTAACGTtttatatattaattttatttatttaatatttctacccattaaattattttgctgcattttctttggtttatttttgtttcggtgaatgtacatttacatttatttattataaaacaaaacaataatttctgCATATACTGATATGTATAATATTTGTAGGATATTTGGCTAGGAGGTTGAACGGAACGGAATACGATAACGAACAAGATCAAGATCCCACGAAAATTGTGCGGTTAGCAGAATGTGCTCCAAGGTTTTTCATAACAAGTCAAGTACTATTAGAGAGATGGCGGTAACATCACAATTGGGTTATTTGTAGTATAGTTAGTTAgttcatattcatatttagTGGCCCAATAGAGGCCGTCGATCCACAGTTGCGCGTCGGATTGAGCTTTTGGTATGGTAAGTCGAAAGTAAATACATTTAGAAAGAGAATGGCAAATTAGTCAATGATTGATgggacatacatatatatagacaAAAGACACCAAATCAcaacatcaatcaatcaatcaatagGCATGCTCAGTACATCAATCAACTCGACTCAATATTCACGTACATCGATGTGTGATACGTGGCCCGCTGTGACGGTGACATATTCAAGTTGCCCTGATGCTTGCGATTGTAGGCCCAGATCGCAACAGTTGCCAACAGAGAAACTGCAATTCACAAATGAGAAATGGATTCTAAATGAATTCAAACAAGTTCGGGGCTTTCCACTTACTCAGCAGAAACAGCATAAAGAAGAGCTGCAGCCAGAAGTGACTGCCACCGCTGCTATCCACAATGATGCCAGCCACAATGGTCACCACAGCCAGGCCCAAATTTTGCACCGATTGGCagctgaaaataaataataacaaatcaCAGACAATCCCAAAAGATCAATTAATTCTTTCACTTACAAGCCATATGCCGTGCCCAGCTGATATTCGGGTATAATCAGGGAAACTAAAGGCCACAGGCTAGCAGCCAGCATGGAGTAAGAGAGCCCCATAATGCTCATGCCAATATACGGATCCAGGTGGGTGAATGTCAGCAGTGCATGAGCCACAAACGTGGAGATGGTGGCACAGAATACCCAAGTCAAATTGCGTCCCACCTTGTCGATGATGAAACCAAACAATGGCGAGGCTATGGCTGAGATCAGGTAGACAATCGAGTTGACAGTGTTCGCCTCGGCCGGCGTCATGTGGAAGTTGTTCACGAAGAAGGCCTGTCCCAAGGCGACAAAGGGAAAAATGGCCACATAGTAGGCGACACAGACCACCGATACCATCCAGAAATCCATCTTGAAGGTGACAATGTCGCTCAGCTTGGCAATCTCACCGCCTGGGTTGTTGTTGCGTTTTAGAATGCGCTCGGCACGCTTGTCCATCCAGCCTAGATGGAAAGATGAGAGACAGATTAGAGAGGATATTCAAAAGTTGGCTTAAACCAAACCTACCCAAAATCAAAGTACAAATCAGCGACATCACACAGGTGGAGGAGGCCAGAAACAGCGCCACACCCAGTCCAGTGTAGCCAGCGTAAGATTTGGACACATAACCATACAACGGCTGCATGATCCAAAAGTTGACGGTGCTTCCGAAGCGTGCCACTGACAATTGCAGGCCAAAGACCATGTTCAGCTCTTTGCCCTTGAACCACAGCACCGCGTAGCTGTTCTGGGCCACAGCCAGCGACTCTGCCCCAATGCCGAACACAAAGCGACCAACGATCATCAACCAAAAGTGCCCGAGGACACCGCCAGTGGCGAATATCAACTGCCCGACGAGCACAATCAGCATATAGATGATGGTGCCCAGACGTATGCCAAAGACGCGATCGATTAGGAAGCCGCCCACGAAGCAGAGCACAATGTTCGGCCACGAGTAAATGGAATAGATCAGCGTGAACTCGGTGGAGTTGAGGTCCAGTTCCTTTTGGAAAACATCCTGCAGTGCCCCGGGGTTGTCGTAGCAGAAGTAGGAACCTAAAAGGCACTTTGCATTAGTGCtgtgcatgccacatgcaatgccattgccatcacAACTCACCAAATCCCAGCAGGCACATGAAAACCAAGGCCAGAAAACGATGCGGCGTGCTGGAGGGATCACAGCAGCCCGGGTCCTTGGGCGGTGCCAGCTCCGTGTCGCGGGTGCTTCGCCTACGCACCACTGGCTTCGCCTCATcctcgccgctgctgctgctgttcgacgTGTCCACAATTCGCTGCCGTTCTTCGCGTGTCATGTTGGCACCGGATATTGCAGGTGCGCTTGGGGGATGGGTGGTATGAAGGATTGGTAATTGCTTTTGGCTGTTCTTCCTGTCAATGCGGTTGAATGGGGTCGGGGAGCGGAGGGGTTGCTCGTTTTGTTGGTTGCTTTTTGCGTAGTCGTTGGCGGTGGGCGGGTGGGCTGGGCTGTGGCCCTACTGTTGTTGCTTATCACTAGACCGCACCAtgactttgttgttgtgtgtattGATTATTCCCACAGAGGGACGAGAGCTGTCACGACGGGGAGGGTGCCAGGCGTGGGCGATGGTAAAGGTTAATCTGCAATAAAAGCGACATGAAAAAATGTCTGCATCTTTGCAaggtatacacacacacaaacacacacaatagtACACCTAACGGTGAACAGAACCCACGCAGGTAGCAGGTAGATGGCGTGACAGATCTTGTCGTCCGTTTGTTGACTAACGGTACTAATAATGGTAATCAATTAAGCGCTCACCGTATGTTACGGCCTTACCTTTGTGCTCTGACACCAGTGGGTTTAAGGTTTTATTACTTTATTTGCGTATTGAAAACAACCCAACCAACTGTTTGTCTACTATGCACACACAGGCGCccatacaccacacacacacacacacacttctgTGTACCTATATGTAAACAAGGTTTGAATCCAGGAAAAGCGGCTAATACTCAAATACCCCGTTATCGCAGCCAACTAGGCACGAACGTCATACTAATTAATCACTGTCCCCGCGGTCTTATTATTCGTTAAAATGTCGCCTGCGATTGTAACAGGCGCGCTATGCTGCTGATTCAAAAACTCACTCGAAAAGTCGTCAGTTGCTTTGTTACTTATTTCTAGAACATAGAACatagaaaaatatgcaaaaaaaaactaagaCGTATACTAACATATGTGCAGGTGGAAATTCAACAAGTAGAGGAAAACTCACGGTATATTTGACGGTCCTGAATAGATTGATAATATGAAAATAGATAGCAGCTTGATATCAGTGGAACTATCGGCAAAAAGTACCGATTGACAAATTTGTAGTCTGGACTAGTCTTAAAATTAGTTGTGGTGTTTCTTTTGATGATATGTAGTTCCAAATTAGCTATTATATatcacaaaattaattaaatatttcaacataCCATGAATGTGGCTTCTCGCCATGGAATTATTTACCCGCGTTTTTTGATTCTGTATATCGATGCACAGAGCCAGCTGGAAAAATGTATCGGTAGTTATGTGCGATAATCGTGACTTATCGGTAAACAccatgcaaaacaaaacaagttaATATTAACTATTCAGCACAAAGTTCAATGTTTTTAAAGTCTACACGAGAAATAGGATCACCCACCGCAGCGGCATAGCGTAAAGTATGTAAGCGATGCATGTCCAGTTTACCTGGAAATCGAGTGGCATCTGGCGCGGTGTAAACGAAAAATGATGTCGTCGTTGTcttcttcgtcgtcgtcgtcgtcgcacaacaacaaacatatttattccCAACATTTCGACACAATTTAGAGTAGCCTAACACGTTTCATATGCTTGCATGTATATCTCGTAATGTGTACAAAAGGAACTAGTGCTTTGTAGACCgaccacagacacagacgacCGCCCGTGAGATGGCTGCGATTAAGGTAAGGGCCCGCCTCGCTTCGCCTACATAATACTTGATTTAAATGCGTCGTTTGTACCATGCACCACCCGCAGAACATCGCCTACGGCATACTGTACGGGCTGTGGGACAGCATACGTGGCATGACCCTCGTCCTGCACATTGACAACGAGGTGAATCGCCAGAATGCCGAGCAGGAGCTGCGACAAATGCGCAGAACGGATAAAGATCGGTATGAGAAGGCGCGGAGATCGCCCTCGCCAGTGCCCAGCTCGGCGGCGGCCATGATACGCGAGGAGTACGCCAAGCGGGCCGAGGAGAACTCCGATGAGCGAAGTCTGCAGAAGATTCTAAACCAGAAACCCGCCGCcgagaagcagaaacagccGCAGGGGTACGTGACACaaagacagccagacagctggtgctgctgctgctcagcatGACTAATCTATTTATTGCGCACTTGCGTTGCCTCTCCCACAGTGAGAAGAAGATCGCCAAGAAGCTCTTTAAATGCTGCATGCTCAATGGTGGCTTCACCTGGCTAAGCATCGAGCTCTTCGAGTCTGCGCTGCTGCCCACGCTGAAGTTCTGCCTGACCATCTTCTACGGAGATCAGTCGGAGACACTGCCCGTGGTGTGGGCCTGGCTGCATCCCATACTATCGCTGCTCTTCGGCATGATGTGGGTGCTGCCCATATTTATGCTCTCTAAGATTGTCAGCTCGCTGTGGTTCGCGGACATTGCCAATGCGGCGTACCGCGTGCGCAAGGGTCGGCCGCAGCTGATTCCCGGCATCAGCAAACTGGTGGCCGATTTCCTCTTCAGCATGGTGGTGCAGATGCTGTTCCTGGTGCAGAGTATGCTGGTGAATCTGGTGCCAGTAAAGTATGTTGGCTCATCGCTGTGCTTTGTGCATTTGTGCCTGCTCTACTCGCTGTACTCCTTCGAGTACAAGTGGTTCAACATGGGCTGGGAGCTGCATCGACGCCTCACCTACATCGAGAAGAACTGGCCATACTTTTTCGGCTTTGGCATACCGCTGACAGTGCTCACGAATCTGTCCAATTCGGTGATTGTCAGCAGCTGCATCTTCTCCATATTTTTCCCACTCTTCATACTCAGCGGCAATGAGGCACAGCCCATGGTGGACACCACGTAAGTGTGACAGATTGTGCGGTAATAGATTTGTGAgtctaaaaataaactctGCCCCTTTTTCTAGTGAGATCTCGCTGCGTCTGTTCTCGCCGGTGGTCTTCATATCGAACCTTTGCTTCGGCGGCAATCCGTGGAGCAAGGCCAACCGGCTCAGTGCCATGCAGCGTCAGCAGtacgagctgcagcagcgccagcgtcTACTCCAGCgtgaggagcagctgctgaagcagcGCAAGCAACAGTACATGGAACAGCAGCGCATGCAAATGCGTCGCGAACGCTCGCACTCGCGATCGCAGACGCCGCAAATGGCACCTGGCACTGGGCCACCGTATAGGTACGCCCAGGCACCTGTGTTTGATGCCGCGCGAGTACGCGACTCCTCTGCCTCGTCCACGCACAGCTCCACATCGCCGAGCATCAGCAGCTATCGGCCGCCGCCGTACTACGGCAGTTCGCTGCGCGGCGCCACACCGCTGGTGCCCACACCCGTGCCTGGTGCACCCCAAGCACCGCTTACCCCGCCCGTCATACGACAGGAGACGGGACCAGATGACTGGAATTTGTGAGATTTATGCATATACAAACTGTAGGCTTATAGGCTTTATATATGATTATAcgatatattattattaattggaTCAATGTGCGTACGTGTCTCGTCTTTGTGTGAACTGTTTCGTCTAAGTGTAATAACTGTAACtatacaactacaactacaactaatTATATATCTAGGATCTACGATTAATGACGAATGTTCGCTAGTCGACAGCCCATACCCTCCGACTGGGACAGCATCACTAATGTAGTTTATATCTTCtatgtgtctgtatgtgcGGCTCCCTGCATATAATCCATTtagagtttttatttttaggtCGCGTTTTTCGCTTCTGTAGGGTGCACACACTCTACCATTCAAATTACTTTCGTTtactttttaattattaatcaaaaataataataaaacagaaaacattttgtactTTCGTCAAATGTGCGTTTGTTTCTTCTGTGTTTAATGTGCAGTGCCGGACTTTATCTGCCTTTAGATTAGAAATATAATGAGTCAGGACAGGCAGTGCGATAATCGGCTGGTGGGAAACTGATAGCAAAGGAAAAGCATTGAAAGTGCATAATAATTCAGAGCcaaagaaatgtatttttatacacaaAGATTAAAGCAGTCGGGATGTAATGTAAGCGccagacatatgtatatatagagtatataaaaatattcttGATAAGCATCAATTGCTATTGATTAAGGGTCTAGTCTCTTGCCTCTTGCTCGTCGCTGACCCCCTGCCAaacgctcgctctctgtctcttgtcTGCTGGCGCCCCAAGCGGAGTGAGCGAGATGAATCGGAGAAAAGTCATTCATTGTTGAGAGGAGTTATGGCAGttatacaaattatataaatcGTAATATAACCAACTGAGAAAGAGAAATTAATTCCCTTTTAGTCtctatacaaataataaaaaaaagtctcTTGATTTTGCCGCCCCCAAATTTATttccaattaattttttcGGGGAAAACGCTTCCCCCAATCCAATAGCCAATAATCATTTCATGTTTATGTGACAATATAACAAGCTACTCAATGCCTCATCATAACTCTTGCCATAAGCCCACACCAGAGTCTTCGGACAAAACACCAATAGCCGCCGCCTAATTATCGCTCGAGTTCTGTTCCGGCACGAACACCAGACTAGACACAGAATTTGTGGTCAGGTTGTGGGTTTGGGGAGGTGATTACACAGTAAATTGATTATCACCAAGGTTACACACATGTCCAAACATTGTCCGCacattgaaagtgaaattgtCAGTGGCATTGGTTGAGGTATCCTTTCGGACAGGATATGCCCCGTTCAGTTGTAATTTGTAGTTCGTGGCGTGCGGTCAATTGCTGAGATCTCGGAACGGCAGCTCCCACCCTATGTGCCCGCTACCATGTTGGATGTTTGCCTAAAGactttcaaatatttatggattcTCGTACTGTTGACGCTTTTAAGCGGTTGGAATCGAGAGATAGTGGCCCAGACGACGCAAAATATTaatgtgtgtaagtgtgtaaAGCCATCGATTTATaaatggatatacatataggATATATGAGATCAAGGCTATAGAAATTGTGAAATAATTAGAGTACATTTTCTAATGTGATCTAATGGAAGATTAGCATAAAAGTGCAAAGTGCATGGAAAATGTGTAACAATTTAATAAAGTGCTTAAGTGCAATGAAGATCTAAGATTTCAACCAATTCAATCCGAAAATACCATTATGGTGGATGGTGGGACATAATTTGATAGTTGAAATATTACACACtgtaatatataatataagaTAATCTAATAAAACATATTTGAATGCGATTTGTATTCTTCCATGGCTACTCTTTTAATCCAATCCCATCCATCATTGTGCTGCTAGTCTTCATCAATGAGGTGGACAACGAACCGGCGGCCAAGGCAGTGGATGTGGTGCTCACGTATCTGAAGAAAAACATGCGCTATGGCCTGTCCGTGCAGATTGAATCGATTGAGGCCAACAAAACGGATGCCAAGGTGCTGCTGGAAGCAAGTGAGTGAAATGCTAGAGATCTTCTCCAGATCTGCCACTTATAATTCCTTCGCTCAGTTTGCAACAAGTATGCCGAAAGCATTGAGAAGAAAATGATGCCGCATTTGATTCTGGACACTACCAAGTCGGGCGTGGCCTCGGAGACGGTGAAGAGTTTCACCCAGGCATTGGGACTGCCCACCATAAGCGCCTCGTATGGTCAAGAGGGGGATCTGCGGCAGTGGCGTGACCTGGACGATGCCAAGCAAAAGTATTTGCTGCAGGTGATGCCACCGGGAGATATTATACCCGAGGTCATC
The sequence above is a segment of the Drosophila subobscura isolate 14011-0131.10 chromosome U, UCBerk_Dsub_1.0, whole genome shotgun sequence genome. Coding sequences within it:
- the LOC117902427 gene encoding eukaryotic translation initiation factor 4E-binding protein Mextli isoform X5 is translated as MAHTHLGRAVKNIEAPRPLKTQSRASLKNSYLVMEELIQLIDNVTVGLQSCNTTTESITLLLHNLRVHGPQLEAVSKDTLDRAFVVFRNASQDERLNIMTRLKLLELIELRAKSWEDNDTIAYYKSKQQVSNVELPPEPYQHDVSVQQGGFLSTSPTFGVSGGGGGMNVGAAAAAAAVFNAASAAAAAQAAAIAAVGSPNQQHMLLPPGEVIRNSGKFPKPTKIPGKTYCKDEVVIRNADSGKVMGIKGRRVHMIEELSETIISFQRVNPGAKERLVQITGPAEEKINYAKQLMEDTIRRNASPVRLEPAPAAGGSCSSLNSSNSDDAVVVQPRTPGGSSLANRLSFNSAQNFMTAQQAAAQQISQITQHQQAQQQQQQHHHHQQQVAAIQVAAAAAAQAQATAAAGEYKFTVNVGQRVIKITGDCCELVRVAKLVLDDYFSSSEFLASMEAGAAFDGNSLVSPVTTPSTPLPGAGPPQFMLPLADSGIGLNYAASSANNNGDGDDEVFADTTNGASSNAANQNGLARSRRSHFSRKESTPENKVAREKLDVEERPMKTSASRVSYDIEHLIYYSQSPHAWALPNDWQKMLETTPSILRNKDLQDESQRFDGDKYLVSIKTDATREIAAADDAENLDE
- the LOC117902427 gene encoding eukaryotic translation initiation factor 4E-binding protein Mextli isoform X6; its protein translation is MAHTHLGRAVKNIEAPRPLKTQSRASLKNSYLVMEELIQLIDNVTVGLQSCNTTTESITLLLHNLRVHGPQLEAVSKDTLDRAFVVFRNASQDERLNIMTRLKLLELIELRAKSWEDNDTIAYYKSKQQVSNVELPPEPYQHDVSVQQGGFLSTSPTFGVSGGGGGMNVGAAAAAAAVFNAASAAAAAQAAAIAAVGSPNQQHMLLPPGEVIRNSGKFPKPTKIPGKTYCKDEVVIRNADSGKVNPGAKERLVQITGPAEEKINYAKQLMEDTIRRNASPVRLEPAPAAGGSCSSLNSSNSDDAVVVQPRTPGGSSLANRLSFNSAQNFMTAQQAAAQQISQITQHQQAQQQQQQHHHHQQQVAAIQVAAAAAAQAQATAAAGKVLRPSQQLLMHSYSTNDASVGEYKFTVNVGQRVIKITGDCCELVRVAKLVLDDYFSSSEFLASMEAGAAFDGNSLVSPVTTPSTPLPGAGPPQFMLPLADSGIGLNYAASSANNNGDGDDEVFADTTNGASSNAANQNGLARSRRSHFSRKESTPENKVAREKLDVEERPMKTSASRVSYDIEHLIYYSQSPHAWALPNDWQKMLETTPSILRNKDLQDESQRFDGDKYLVSIKTDATREIAAADDAENLDE
- the LOC117902427 gene encoding eukaryotic translation initiation factor 4E-binding protein Mextli isoform X2, which codes for MAHTHLGRAVKNIEAPRPLKTQSRASLKNSYLVMEELIQLIDNVTVGLQSCNTTTESITLLLHNLRVHGPQLEAVSKDTLDRAFVVFRNASQDERLNIMTRLKLLELIELRAKSWEDNDTIAYYKSKQQVSNVELPPEPYQHDVSVQQGGFLSTSPTFGVSGGGGGMNVGAAAAAAAVFNAASAAAAAQAAAIAAVGSPNQQHMLLPPGEVIRNSGKFPKPTKIPGKTYCKDEVVIRNADSGKVMGIKGRRVHMIEELSETIISFQRVNPGAKERLVQITGPAEEKINYAKQLMEDTIRRNASPVRLEPAPAAGGSCSSLNSSNSDDAVVVQPRTPGGSSLANRLSFNSAQNFMTAQQAAAQQISQITQHQQAQQQQQQHHHHQQQVAAIQVAAAAAAQAQATAAAGEYKFTVNVGQRVIKITGDCCELVRVAKLVLDDYFSSSEFLASMEAGAAFDGNSLVSPVTTPSTPLPGAGPPQFMLPLADSGIGLNYAASSANNNGDGDDEVFADTTNGASSNAANQNGLARSRRSHFSRKESTPENKVAREKLDVEERPMKTSASRVSYDIEHLIYYSQSPHAWALPNDWQKMLETTPSILRNKVISGSDGQLKCLNGRHVPSPESITNAPKSHALTMASINPMNPEGDAQVAIAIASASDANTLTETNKQSRVMPQERELRRNPKPSAESDRNLYNRQLQIITSTMGAQAKYRQPNSHSHHTQSQLKAVFQRYTEDDECLMAWFDEQTQPELNNNRTFA